The following is a genomic window from Fusarium oxysporum Fo47 chromosome IV, complete sequence.
GGGGCTTCACGATAGGCGCAACTACTAGCTCTGAACCGAAGTAGTACTGGTTTGGCTTTCCATATGCTTCATCTCTTTCCGGGAACTTCCAGTACAGGGGTTGCACAACTGGCTCATCATTCGACGAAGATGCGCAGTTCATGGTGTAAAGATATGGAATAAGCCTGTGACGCAACCGCAAGAAATTTTGCATCACCTCTGCAAACTCAGGGCGATACAGCCAGGGTTCTTTGGAAGTGAACAAGCCCATCTGGGAATGGAGTCGCATGATAGGTGAGAAAACGCCATATTGCACCCATCGAGTCGCAAGCTCATCGTCACGATAACCACCCATGTGACCACCGATGTCGTGGCTCCACCACCCATAACCAATGTTGGAGGCTGTAGCTGTAAACTCGGGTTGAAACTCGAGAGATTCCCAAGTCATGATGCTGTCTCCTGAGAAACCGACAGGATACCGATGACTGCCTGGACCTCCGAAACGGGAGAAGATAATAGCCTTCCCTTCCCCATTTTGCTTCTCATTGTCGAGAAAGTGGTAGTGgttgagaagccaaagaGGATCGAGACCTCGGACACGACTGTATGGACCTTGCTGCCAGTCAATCCACCAGAAATCACAGCCATCGTTCTCGAGACTTCGATGAAGTGTGTTGAGGTAAGAGTGCATAAACTTCTGGTCAACAGGGTTGAAGAGAATTGGAGCTTTGTCAGAGGTGTCGTGTCCAAGATCCTTGGCCATTGCCTCATACTGATCCTCATGGTGATGCACACCAGCATGTGGATGATCATTCAAGGTAACCTTGAGTTTCTTGTCGTGCAAAGCTTTGGTGAAGGCCTTGGGATCtttgaagagcttcttgttcCACGTGTAACCCGTCCAGCCAGCATGCGGGATGTGATCGCCGTGAACTTGATGCCAGTCCATATCGATGACAGCGACTGAGAGCGGgaccttctcagcttcaaatTTGTCCATGAGCTTGAGATACTCCTCATCAGTATAAGGATAGTAGCGACTCCACCAATTACCGAGTGCCCATCGCGGAAGACGAGGCTGCTTTCCAGAAATGGCAAAGAATGCCTTCATGGCAGCCTTGTAATCGTAGCCATACGAGAAGAGATATCCATCGATTCGATCTCCAGGTCGTCTCGGTGCTGCAAATCCAGAAAAGTCGAAAAGCATAGAGTTGCTATCATCAAGTACCGAGTATCCCGCTCTCGAAAGGATACCAGGCTCAAGTTCACACCGTCCATCCACCTCATCAAGCGTCCTGGCTGTACCACCAAGATTCTGCGGCGTTTCTCCATATCGCCAATCAGCGCCCCAGAGAGTGTTCTTGTTACTGAAGCTAACAACGAGGCCATATTTATCGAAGCGCGTTTTGTTGTATGTTACTTGAAAAGCACCTGCCCTTATCTCTAGCTGATCATCTGTATCAGAGACTGTGAATTTTGGAGTAGGGAATTCTCGATTGAGAGCGAATGTTGATGGGCGATCTTCGAAGACGCCATCTTCGGCCCATTCATAGCGGAGAACAATGTCGTTAATGAGGGTGAAGCGCCATTGACTACCTGACACGATTGAGTCTTTGTTGGCGACAGGTTTGGTAGGAATAGCGTATCCCTCCATATTGAAGTGATTGAAGTTGTGTCAAGtaaagttgaagttgatgaaaTGCCGGCAGGTCTGGGCGGTTTATATGTCCTTCCCCAGGAAGGGTTGTATAAGAAAAACCACAGCCGCTGAGTTGATAAATGTTGAGACTATGAGAGAATTGTTGTGAGGGGAACAGTAGTTATCAGCACATTGATACATACATAGCTCATCCAATACTCACACTCTGAACAACGTCATTGTGTCTCAGTAAAATGGCGGAGTCTCCGCTCTTTGGGTGAATTATTCGGCGTAATTGGCGATTGGTGAAGATGTTATGCAGCGTCAAAGCGAAATGGCTAGCGGTAGGTACTGTACTGCAGCTTACAGCGGTAACTTTGACTCTGCCCACCTCGTCATTTTTGCCAAGCTACAGTCGGTACCACAAGATAATATTCGCTGATGATCACAGTCACAAAGTGAAGCACAAATGCATTGAAATAAACCAGGGTatcgtcaacctcgacaCTGTCGTACATACGTATATGTATCTCGCACCATCTCTTCTGTTACATGTTGACTCAAGGACGGTCTAAAcacctccatctccatcttcctcccATCTCACATATCCTGTGACTCTTGCCCATAATGTTGTGTATGTAATAAAAGCATTAAGCAAAATTGCAGCTCTGCACACAGGCCGCGGGTATTACAGAGAACTAAATTGTAAAGTGACCATAGAAGCGGAATAGAAAATTCGTCGTTTGTCATGTCTCCTTTAACTGAACTGCGACTGCTCGAATTGCTGTTGCTCGTAGTGATGTTCACCACCCAGCTTTGGCGACTTGACATCCGTGATAGACTTCAATATCCTGGTAGGTTGTCAGCCTCGTGGTCTAGATCGTAGAGTCCCATGTACTTACAGCAAGTTGCGATCCCTCATTTCCCTATCGAGGGTATCCATTTGCTTGGCTGTGAGTCTCGCCTTACTTATCTACAATCCATATGTTAGCCCTGAACTGACCAAAAAGACCGCATGGCACATTGGATCTCGTGCGGGTGCATCATGCAGGGGCTTTTCGCACCGAAGCAAGTGCTGCTGAGGAATGGTCGTCAATCTCCTCACCTTCCGCTGCATCTTCGTTCGCAGCAGCGTTGTCGCCATCATCTGCGTTAGCAAATCTGCTGGCCGAGAGACCTTTGGGCTTGGCAACGGCAGCATTGGCCTATTCACatattaattaagatagCTTTAAGGGTTTCTCAATCCACGCATACCTTTGcctctgcaatctcggcatccttgaccttgagctGGGCTTCCAATacctcaatcttcttctcactaTCCTCGACCTTGGCCACAGTTTCATCTAGCTTAGCTTGGAggtccttggccttggttgTGGCCTCCTCAACAAGAGCGGTCATGCTATCATTCAGGTCTTGGTAATCAGCGCTGGCAGTCTTTTTGCTCGCGTCGGCCTGGGCCTGGAAGGCCTCGAGTTCCTTCTTGACCAGGGCAAGGTCCTCGGTCAGAGATGCAACCTGCTTTTGGCTGGCTACTACCTCGTTTCTTCGCTCCTCAAGCATATTTTGTGTTCCCTTGAGTTCGAGATCAAGGCTATGCATGACATCCTCGTGGAACTTCTTGGTTGTAGCAAGCTCTCGCTTGAGGGTATCAGCCTCGGAAGTGTCAGgcttggtgttcttggcctcctcgAGCTCAGCAAGAGCAGTGAATCGCTCGGTCTTCTCCTGAGCAAGCCGCTGAGAAAGGTCCTCAACTTCCTGCTGAGCCTTGGCAAGAGATTCTTGAGCAGCCTTCAGAGAAGCCTCAAGTTCAGCGTTGGAAGCAGCTTGCTGAGCAAGCTTGTCCTCCAGGTGGCTGTTGTTGCTCCTGTGCTCAGCCATCATATCCTCGATAGTCTTGGTATGCGCCAGAGTCATCTCCTCCAGttccttcttggcatcgCCGCCTTCCCTCTTCATGCGCTCAATGACCTCGCCGTTAAattcgagaagcttctcaacctcatcggcatggttcttctcaagctcgtATCGGGCCATCTCAATAGCTTGTGAGTTGGACTCGCGTGCTTTCTCGACCTCCTCCTTGGCGGTCTCAAGCTCAGCCTTAAGACTGGCCAGTTCTTCAGCGTGCTTGCTTTCGCCGGCCTTCTTGGTTTCTTCAAGTTCCACCCTCAAGGCCTCCAACTCAGCCTCCAATGACTTCTTGGCGGCATCTCTGGCAGCTTCAAGGTCAGCCTTGAGTTTGGCGATTTCAGCAGCATGGGCTTCATCGCCAGCATTCTTGGCAGCCTCGATGCCTTCTTGAGCCTTGGCCAAAGCCTCAGCATGCTCCTTGTCGCTAGcatccttctcagcctcaagcttggctttTAGAGACTCAAGTTCAGTAGCATGAGCAGTCTCGCCAGATTCTCTAGCACTGTCAAGCTCCGACATGAGCCTAGCGATCTCAGTAGCATGAGTAGTTTCACTAGCATCCTTGACAGAGGCCAATTCGCTCTTGTGACTGGCAACGAgtttctctttctcctcgTCGTGCTCCTTCTTTAGAGCGTCTAGAACACTAGCATGAGCAGCCTTGATCGActcaagctcctcagcaTGGGTAGAGGCACCTTCGTTCTTGATCACTTCCAACTGCTTAGCATGGTTCTCCTTAAGAGAATCGAGCTCGGCAATGTGAGCATCGTGGTCACCAGAGGCAGAGTTCTTTGCAGACTCGAGCTCCTCAGCGTGGCTGGCACGGAGCGCATCGAGATTCTTCTGGTGCTCGgcctccttctcttccaaaGCAGCAACGGCAGCAGCATGttcagccttggcagcttcaagAGCCTTGCTGTGGCCTTCAGCAGCCTCTGAAAAGGAGGTCTGGAGCTCGTTGTGCTGGGTTTCAAGCTCCTCGTACTTGCGCTTGAAAAAGGCGTCTCCTCGAAGAGACTCGATTTCGGTCTCGTAATCCTGAGAAATGCTTTTCATGCGCTCCTCGTGCATCTCCTTGACCTTTGCAATTTcgtcttccttctcagcaagagACTTTTGAGCCTCCTCGGCAGCAGCCTTCAGGGATGCAGCCTCCTCTTGAGCCTTAGCAAGATCTTGCTTAGCAGCCTCGAGCTCAGTTTCCTTCTCGGACAAGCTGGACTGAAGCTTGGTAATCTCGCCATTGAGAGACTCAACCTCAGACTTGGCTGCCTCGGCAtccttctcagcagcctccAGCTTCGCCTTAGCCTCCGCGGCATCAGCCTCAAGAGCAGAAATCTTAGAGCTGTGCTCCTCCTGCTcagacttgagcttgtcgtcGTTAGCGGATTCGAGGGCTGACTGCGAAGAGGTTAATTCGTCGATTTTCTTTTGCAACTCAGCGGCCGCAGCCTCATGAGAAGCCTTGAGCTCAGCTAAAGCAGTCTCGTGAGAGGAAGCGTCAGTCTGGCCCTTCTCAAGATTCTCTTTGTGCTTTGCTTCCAGCGCCTCGATAGCAGAtgccttctcagcctcaaggaCAGCCTTCAGCTCCTCGATCTTGGATGCGTTCTCCTCAATGGCTTTCTGGAGTGCCTCCTGGCTAGAGTTGAGTttctcctcattctcagccTGAGCAGCCTCGAACTGCTTCTTCAATGAGTCAAGCTCAGTCTCACTTGCTTCCTTGGCGCTAACAGCAGCATCAAGGTCAGCtcgaagcttctcaagatcgCTCTCTGCAGCATGCAGCTTCTCATTCGCCTCAGAAACCTGGCTCTCGAGAGCAGCAATTGCAGACTCGTGCTCAGACTTGAGAGTGGCAATTGCTTCGTCGTTGTCTTCACTGGACTTCGCGTCGGTCTCGGCAGGGGTCACCTCCTTACCAATCTTCTCAGTGAGCTCAGCGATCTTCTCCTCTGAGCTCTTCACCTCAATCTTAAGAGCTTCGATCTCGCTCTCACCCTCCGCcagcttggccttgagggCCTCGATTTCCTTGGCAGATTCcgcagaagcagcagcaggtcGAGTTGCAGTTCGGGAAGCAGCAGTCAAGGAGCCCGAAGTAGAGAGACGCTTGCTGGCGGTGGGTGTTGCAGCCGTTGATCGAGTGGCGGCCGTTCGTGTCGCGGTAGTGCTAGGGGTAGCTGCCGTTCGGGTAGTGATAGTTCGTGGGGCCGCGGTGGATGTCGACGCAGGTCGTCGGGTAGCAGTTGTCGAACTTGTAGTACCAACGGTCCTCCTCTCAGCAGTCTTGCCCGGACTAGACACAATAGAGCTTGTTCTACGAGCAGAAGAAGCGGTGGAGGTGGTCGACTTCTTGTCATCTTCGCTGGCGCTCATACTAGGTCGGCTTCGGTGGCTCGTGCTAGAAGTCGATGTCGCAGGACGGCGAACAGTCGAGGCAGGAGGTCGGGTTGGGGGCTTGCTCAGACCGCCAGGCGCACGAGTGCTAGTCGCAGCAGGCTTGGCCGTGGTCGAAGTAGAGCCAGGTCGACGAGTACCCGTCGTGGAGGTTGTAGTAGGCTTCTTCAAAGCTGGCTTTGCCTCTCCGTTCTCCTTTGCCTTCTCCTTGGGAGTCTCGGGGGACGCAGGAGCGGTTGCCTGAGGGCTCTCGGGCTCAGTGGCAGCAGCATCAGACTGAGAAGCGACAGCTTCCTCGTGCTGAACAACATCAAAGCTCTCGGATTCAGACATGTTTGCGGGGTCGAAAGGGCaattaaaaataaagttCTATAAGAAAAGCAAATATTAGCAAAGAGAAATGTAAAGAGAAATGTACCCGTGACAGGTTATATATGGATGTCGCACGGGACTTTTTAAGTCAGTCGTTCAACAACCAAGCTCGCCTGTCATCCCAGGATAATCAAGAGATGCCAGGGGAGAAAACGGCACGAGCCATGAGCTCTTATGTCAAGGGTATGTAGGTATCAGCCGCTAGGAATTGGTTAATCTCACCTTGAGTTGGACTCCTTTTTATCCAGCAAAACCGCGCTTCGCTGGCAGCTAGAAAACCGTTCACAACGGTGGAGTATAAGACAGATAGAATTAAGGAACGAAAGAAAGAAACAATGCAATGAAGCAGTTAGAGAAGTCTAGAATGACTCCTGCACTGACGATGTTCGCAAGCTTCTTGTTAGAGGGAGAGGAGATAAAATTggaaagggaagagagaAAGCTGAGCTGTCTTGTCGATGGGACGGGATATTAGATTGCGGATGGATACGTACCTCTTGGTCTATCACCTTGTGATCCATATCCTGAGCTGTTCTTCCCATTTCCACACCCAGTGGTAAAAGTGGAGTTTCACCGGCCACTAACATTGCTTTTTCTCCCAGGGCCCTGATGGTCCCCAGCGGTTGGACTGTAGCGACCGTTCCAGGGGGGCGGGGCTGGTCGTCCACTGTCGCTTTGAATCAGGGGTCTTTGGGCTACGCGGGTGGCTTTGGTTCCTGGTTCAAGATCCAATGACTGATGGCTTTCGCTACTGGGCGGACATTAGACTGCCATTCAATGTCTTGGGCCAGAAACACTGGACCATTCTTTAAGGCAAAGATCAGTCTGGCCACTGAGATACCCCAAAGAAGCCCTAGACATTGGGCAACATCTGGTTCTGCATGCGACGACCCGCTGTATCGACCTAAGTAAGGCACTATATGCAATGCACGGCAATTAATGCAAGCCACGACCTGGGTAGCTTTcagaagcttgaagatctATGAGCTACTTTATCCTAAACCTCATATTCTCTTGGTTCAGGCCAATTAAGAGCAAAGACAAAGGGTCAAGGGCGAAATCCATGCTCGTGGCTGGATCTATCAAATCTCCCACGGCGCGTGGAAAACGCGTGAAGACGACCAAAATAAATCCTGATCTGTTGACTTATTACCCCAAACTACCTAGACCTGATTCGCCACTTTTCTTACTTGGGCAATAGCGTCGTCCCTTCACCATCACATGTGGCGTTAAAGGCGCTTCAACCAATTCCAAAGTCTGTGATCAATCAtacaagaagccaaagatcAATGCAATATGTCCAGGCTGATACAGGCCAAGTGTCTAAACCACCACACCATTGCAGGGCGCCCAAGTGTGTATGTGCTGGTGGAATCACGGATGCTTTGTTCTTGATGCGCCGAATGTGTCAATGTGATAGACAGATAATGCTACCTTGGATGTCAATGATGTGGCATTACGCCGTTGGCAGAACCTCAGGCGTCCATGGAAGACATGAAACGTTATCCGTACACCAACTCAACTGCTGACAACCAATACCAGCTTCTTTTGGGTCCTGATGTCATCAAAGAGAGCCTTGATGAGTTCATCATGACTGATTCGCCATCGATGCGAGTTCTGTAGTACGTTGGGTAATAATACATTTTGCCATAACGATGCACACTCGTAACCGTTCTTTCATTAATCATACGCAGTTCGCTTGAATTCCAAGAGACGTATCTCGCGTTGTTCAGGGTATCGTAAAAGCAAATGCTCCCAACTCCAATAGCTCCTGACCTTAGTCTCAATCTTCAGCAACACACCACCCGGGCGGTTGAATACCCTTTCGCTCATACTTGTCGCGCATAACCATCCTCAAATAATTTGACCGCTCTTTCAGCTCATCGGGATCTCGATCAGGAAGCACCCGGCCAAAGATCTCATAGTTCGGGTGGGATGTGGTTCGGATCAAACTTAAGAGATGATCATCTTCCGAGTAGTGCCAGCCATGCTTCTCGAAATATTCAACATCCGACGGCTCTTGCGATCTGATTAAGCCTGACCGACTAGTCGCGGACTGGTAGCTGCGCACAGCCTGTCGGTATGAGCCTATCGTGGGCGGACGCGGTTGAGATGATTCAATCTTCTGCATCGACTGTAGAAAACGCTGCATCTGCATATCTTGGATGTTTCTGCGCCGCTGCGCATCAGCCTCGCGTTCCATTCGAACAGCTTCATCCTTCTGTATAACTTTCCTTCGTTGGTTCGGTGCTCTCTTAATAGCACCAATGCTTTCTCTGGCCTTCTCGAGCGATTTCTTTAGCTGCTTTGTGGCTTCCCTGAAGATTCCCCGATGCTCCTTA
Proteins encoded in this region:
- a CDS encoding glycosyl hydrolases family 31-domain-containing protein, yielding MEGYAIPTKPVANKDSIVSGSQWRFTLINDIVLRYEWAEDGVFEDRPSTFALNREFPTPKFTVSDTDDQLEIRAGAFQVTYNKTRFDKYGLVVSFSNKNTLWGADWRYGETPQNLGGTARTLDEVDGRCELEPGILSRAGYSVLDDSNSMLFDFSGFAAPRRPGDRIDGYLFSYGYDYKAAMKAFFAISGKQPRLPRWALGNWWSRYYPYTDEEYLKLMDKFEAEKVPLSVAVIDMDWHQVHGDHIPHAGWTGYTWNKKLFKDPKAFTKALHDKKLKVTLNDHPHAGVHHHEDQYEAMAKDLGHDTSDKAPILFNPVDQKFMHSYLNTLHRSLENDGCDFWWIDWQQGPYSRVRGLDPLWLLNHYHFLDNEKQNGEGKAIIFSRFGGPGSHRYPVGFSGDSIMTWESLEFQPEFTATASNIGYGWWSHDIGGHMGGYRDDELATRWVQYGVFSPIMRLHSQMGLFTSKEPWLYRPEFAEVMQNFLRLRHRLIPYLYTMNCASSSNDEPVVQPLYWKFPERDEAYGKPNQYYFGSELVVAPIVKPRDRRTNHGAVDVWVPPGRHVDIFTGTIYDGDRDIRVFRSIKNMPALAHEGSIIPLDADPAPNNGGESPKNFEVLVVVGKNGRLKIEEELDENDKTDKGNYSESPILGYFQQSGRLYFEPKGKAWSIKFLSIMEVPKGFKVVSGVTDQTVLDVEPYVEEYPNVPGLVVQIPVLPDKLDTVSIQLGDEPKLSVIDPLKRIQDLILDYQMDMWTKEKLWGVVKAPQPTAVKVGRLMTLGLDEELLGPVMELLMADSRYETCSN